From a region of the Micropterus dolomieu isolate WLL.071019.BEF.003 ecotype Adirondacks linkage group LG21, ASM2129224v1, whole genome shotgun sequence genome:
- the ubac1 gene encoding ubiquitin-associated domain-containing protein 1 produces MFVQEEKIFAGKVLKIHICTMDGTEWLEEVTEDTTIEKLKEKCLKHYVHGSLEDPKTLTHHKLIHAATERVLTDTKTVADENLKDKEVLLLIKKRPPPTPPKMADVSSDEKKKQDNKAPDKDSILKATGNLSTRHTDRTVTQHNIRDFQTELRKILVSLIEVAQKLLALNPDAVELFKKANAMLDEDEEDRVDETALQQLTEMGFPESRAIKALRLNHMSVTQAMEWLIEHVDDPSVDAPIPGQDSSGAAGATASAIPGPSASGSNLLRSLSSQSSTEHECSRQDELTEIFKRIRRKREFRPDSRAVIALMEMGFDEKEVIDALRVNNNQQDAACEWLLGDRKPSPEDMDKGIDTNSPLFQAILENPVVQLGLTNPKTLLAFEDMLENPLNSTQWMNDPETGPVMLQISRIFQTLNRT; encoded by the exons ATGTTCGTCCAGGAGGAGAAGATATTCGCCGGGAAAGTGTTGAAAATACACATCTGCACCATGGACGGCACGGAGTGGTTGGAGGAGGTCACGGAAGACACCACTATTGAGAAACTGAAGGAGAAGTGCTTGAAACAT TATGTGCATGGAAGTCTAGAAGACCCCAAAACACTTACCCACCATAAACTCATACATGCTGCTACGGAGAGAGTCCTCACTGACACCAAAACTGTCGCTGATGAAAATCTCAAAGATAAAG AAGTTTTGCTGCTCATAAAGAAAAGACCGCCACCAACGCCTCCAAAGATGGCAGATGTTAGTTCAGATGAAAAG AAGAAACAAGATAACAAGGCTCCAGACAAAGATTCAATTCTAAAAGCTACCGGCAACCTGTCCACGCGCCACACTGACCGCACTGTGACCCAGCATAACATCAGAGAT TTTCAGACGGAGCTAAGAAAGATCCTGGTTTCTCTCATTGAAGTCGCCCAGAAGCTTCTTGCCTTGAACCCTGATGCTGTTGAACTCTTCAAAAAAGCCAATG CAATGTTggatgaagatgaggaggatCGGGTGGATGAAACAGCCCTTCAGCAGCTCACCGAGATGGGTTTCCCAGAGAGCAGAGCCATCAAAGCTCTTAGATTGAACCA CATGTCAGTGACACAAGCAATGGAGTGGCTTATCGAGCATGTAGATGACCCCTCTGTAGACGCACCAATACCTGGCCAGGACTCTTCTGGGGCAGCAGGAGCCACAGCTTCCGCCATACCAGGCCCCTCAGCCTCTGGTTCGAACCTTCTGCGCAGCCTCTCCAGCCAGTCGAGCACAGAGCATGAGTGCAGTAGGCAGGACGAGCTCACAGAGATCTTTAAGAGGATCCGCAGGAAACGGGAGTTCAGACCAGACTCAAGA GCTGTCATTGCATTGATGGAGATGGGGTTTGATGAAAAGGAGGTGATTGATGCTCTGAGGGTGAATAACAACCAACAGGATGCTGCG TGCGAGTGGCTGCTGGGAGACAGGAAACCTTCTCCAGAAGATATGGACAAAGGCATCGACACCAACAGCCCGCTATTCCAAGCCATTCTGGAGAATCCAGTGGTCCAATTGGGTCTAACCAATCCCAAGACTTTGCTAG CATTTGAAGACATGCTGGAGAATCCTCTGAACAGCACCCAGTGGATGAACGACCCTGAGACTGGCCCAGTCATGCTCCAAATATCCAGAATCTTCCAGACCCTCAATCGCACATAG